One region of Olleya sp. Hel_I_94 genomic DNA includes:
- a CDS encoding response regulator, translating to MKQIESACLIDDDHIFIFAAKKILLATDICQNFTVYNNGADAISGLTEIIKTGKNVPELILLDINMPIMDGWQFLDEFIKIKYPKKVTLYIVSSSIDPVDIKKAKEYEAITDFIIKPITRKNLINMVSTVSANEQD from the coding sequence ATGAAACAAATTGAATCAGCTTGTCTAATTGACGACGACCACATCTTTATTTTTGCTGCTAAAAAAATTTTATTAGCTACAGATATATGTCAAAATTTTACAGTTTATAACAATGGAGCTGATGCTATTTCAGGCTTAACCGAAATTATTAAAACCGGAAAAAACGTTCCTGAATTAATATTACTAGATATTAATATGCCAATAATGGATGGATGGCAATTTTTAGATGAATTTATTAAAATTAAATATCCCAAAAAAGTTACACTATACATCGTTAGTTCTTCAATCGATCCTGTAGATATTAAAAAAGCTAAAGAGTATGAAGCTATTACAGATTTTATAATCAAACCCATTACACGAAAAAACTTGATTAATATGGTGTCTACTGTATCTGCAAACGAGCAAGATTAA
- a CDS encoding DUF6923 family protein: MTKILHSIKNQISALAILLISVSSLAQDTPFNCDYSAYLFQYNDVYAVDLASGNAFLAAKDITPGNINAAAYNPADGFIWGYLSSPSQTIVRIGSDFQTTTFTIPELTSGNKYVGDISPDGIYYFKAGGTSYFKVDLDPSSATYTQYLSTENLSQNISIHDWAFNAVDGNLYAVEKSTNILYRIDPTTSTVQALGEVPILSGLNYTYGAVYFDADGRFYVSANQTGTVYVIQNVQDVTPSTMMDSNLFAFGPSSASNDGARCPTAPVAQEICDNGIDDDGDGLIDCEDPSCSGFGSCDVIAPPTTANDGGLESNGRLSEAINKRNFNRAKSSYKFDQKSAKRVTRDTSNLYSNYRSASTSFQLQDFIPLTTINEDYAIDSTPLDLLNITNATEVYSVDYMQGGASIASILALKTENGVYEHTKYICDRLLGAELISVSTIAINDQPFIKSIIKNADGSFEYVLSLSAKLDNADANFAIESHWNLDLYQSDVTFYNFQIWSDSIDDLYNLAQEVLNLLDTVKPISEYQLSTPPTVFVRKGKYNNGALDLQIINTNATNTVAFDSGFRTTETSDFNYTSSSLDLNENYITEITVPTGHLFDIGFRIGDGINTPDDLFMSDGPWGFDDSQVSTNVNNYNVTENTTTFNSLDFPIERNVTLNATTSTYFAAYRAITPRFKAVDLTDFNSLKLKAKGTGNLEITLVKQSITNWEEQYKTTIALTDNFQNYALSFADFTSTLSLGLDANDIVTIVFTMVSEDGSTVTKEMNLQDVRFSRGTTLSVNDFETTSLENSITAYPNPMVDTSNLYFTTTQSETVQLVIYNQLGKVVYNKTIKAQVGKNQIALSRQNLSSGLYICKLSSAKTHYNPLKLLIK, encoded by the coding sequence ATGACTAAAATATTACACTCTATTAAAAATCAAATATCAGCACTAGCAATACTATTAATAAGCGTTTCTAGTCTAGCACAAGACACACCTTTTAATTGTGATTATAGTGCGTATTTATTTCAGTATAATGATGTTTATGCTGTTGACTTAGCTTCTGGTAATGCTTTTTTAGCAGCTAAGGATATTACTCCAGGTAATATTAATGCAGCAGCTTACAACCCAGCTGATGGATTTATTTGGGGTTATTTAAGCTCGCCATCTCAAACAATAGTAAGAATTGGTAGCGATTTTCAAACAACAACGTTTACTATTCCAGAGTTGACCTCAGGAAATAAATATGTTGGAGATATTAGTCCAGACGGAATTTATTATTTTAAAGCAGGTGGAACTAGTTATTTTAAAGTAGATTTAGATCCAAGCTCAGCTACATATACACAATATTTATCTACAGAAAACTTATCTCAAAATATTAGTATTCACGATTGGGCTTTTAATGCAGTGGATGGAAATTTATATGCAGTAGAAAAAAGTACAAATATTTTATACCGTATTGATCCAACTACAAGTACTGTTCAGGCTTTAGGTGAAGTGCCAATTTTGTCAGGATTAAATTATACTTATGGAGCTGTTTATTTTGATGCAGATGGTCGTTTTTACGTGTCTGCTAATCAAACAGGAACAGTATATGTTATCCAAAATGTACAGGATGTAACGCCTTCAACTATGATGGATTCTAACTTATTTGCTTTTGGTCCTTCAAGTGCAAGTAATGATGGTGCACGTTGTCCTACTGCTCCAGTAGCACAAGAAATTTGTGATAATGGTATTGATGATGATGGTGATGGTTTAATTGATTGTGAAGATCCATCTTGTTCTGGATTTGGAAGTTGTGATGTAATTGCACCTCCAACTACAGCTAATGATGGTGGTTTAGAAAGTAACGGAAGATTGTCTGAAGCAATTAATAAACGTAATTTTAATAGAGCAAAATCAAGTTATAAATTTGACCAGAAATCTGCAAAACGTGTAACAAGAGATACAAGTAATTTGTATTCTAATTATAGATCAGCAAGTACTAGTTTTCAATTACAAGATTTTATACCATTAACAACTATTAATGAAGATTATGCAATAGACTCAACACCTTTAGACTTACTAAATATTACTAACGCTACAGAGGTATACTCAGTAGACTACATGCAAGGAGGTGCTTCAATTGCTTCGATTTTAGCTTTAAAAACAGAAAATGGTGTGTATGAGCACACAAAATATATCTGTGATAGATTATTGGGAGCCGAGTTAATTTCGGTGTCAACCATAGCTATCAACGATCAACCGTTTATTAAATCAATTATTAAAAACGCTGATGGTAGTTTTGAGTATGTGTTAAGTTTGTCGGCTAAATTAGACAATGCTGATGCTAATTTTGCAATAGAGTCACATTGGAATTTAGATTTATATCAATCAGATGTAACGTTTTATAATTTCCAAATTTGGTCAGACTCAATTGATGATTTATATAATTTAGCTCAAGAGGTGTTAAACTTATTGGATACGGTAAAGCCAATTTCGGAATATCAACTATCAACGCCTCCAACTGTATTTGTTAGAAAAGGAAAATATAACAATGGTGCTTTAGATCTTCAAATAATAAATACAAATGCGACTAACACTGTTGCTTTTGATTCTGGTTTTAGAACTACTGAAACTAGTGATTTTAACTACACGTCTAGCAGTCTTGATTTAAACGAAAATTACATTACAGAGATAACAGTACCAACAGGACATTTATTTGATATTGGATTTAGAATTGGAGATGGAATTAATACTCCTGATGATTTATTTATGTCTGATGGTCCTTGGGGTTTTGATGACTCTCAGGTGTCTACTAACGTCAATAATTATAATGTTACAGAAAACACGACTACATTTAATAGTTTAGATTTTCCAATTGAACGTAATGTGACGCTTAATGCAACCACAAGCACTTATTTTGCAGCTTACAGAGCGATAACACCACGTTTTAAAGCTGTTGATTTAACAGATTTTAATAGTCTTAAATTAAAAGCTAAAGGAACAGGAAACTTAGAGATTACATTAGTGAAGCAAAGTATTACCAATTGGGAAGAACAATACAAGACCACTATTGCTTTAACAGATAATTTTCAAAACTACGCACTTTCGTTTGCTGATTTCACATCTACCTTATCATTAGGTTTAGATGCAAATGACATTGTTACTATTGTTTTTACTATGGTTAGTGAAGATGGAAGTACTGTGACTAAAGAAATGAATTTACAAGATGTGCGTTTTTCTAGAGGGACAACATTATCTGTTAATGATTTTGAGACAACAAGTTTAGAAAATAGTATTACAGCCTACCCAAATCCAATGGTGGATACATCAAATTTATATTTTACTACTACCCAATCTGAAACAGTACAGTTAGTTATTTACAATCAGTTAGGTAAAGTAGTTTATAATAAAACAATAAAAGCACAAGTTGGTAAAAACCAGATAGCACTAAGCAGACAAAATTTAAGTTCTGGATTATATATCTGTAAATTATCAAGTGCTAAAACACATTACAATCCCTTAAAGTTGCTAATAAAGTAA
- a CDS encoding CAP domain-containing protein: MKKLTVTLIVLFNIFLMSCSVEEEVNTPESYSATIADVSYTQLDYEIIELINNYRISQGLSSLAILNEASKEAIDHNQYMVTQGTPSHDYFYLRSQNLKQTVNAKTVSENVAFGFSNAQALVNAWLNSESHRENIENPEATNIGISTKQDAEGKNYFTNIFVKL; the protein is encoded by the coding sequence ATGAAAAAACTAACTGTAACCCTAATTGTATTATTCAATATTTTTTTAATGTCTTGTTCTGTAGAGGAAGAGGTGAATACACCTGAAAGCTATAGTGCTACAATCGCAGATGTATCATACACGCAATTGGATTATGAGATTATAGAGTTGATTAATAATTACAGAATTTCTCAAGGATTATCAAGTTTGGCTATTTTAAATGAAGCTTCAAAAGAAGCTATTGATCATAATCAATATATGGTTACTCAAGGTACACCAAGTCATGACTATTTTTATTTACGTTCTCAAAACCTAAAACAAACGGTTAATGCAAAGACAGTTTCAGAGAATGTTGCTTTTGGATTTAGTAATGCGCAAGCTTTAGTTAATGCTTGGTTAAATAGCGAAAGTCACAGAGAAAATATAGAAAACCCAGAAGCAACAAACATTGGTATATCCACAAAACAAGATGCAGAAGGTAAAAACTATTTTACTAATATTTTTGTAAAACTATAA
- a CDS encoding LytR/AlgR family response regulator transcription factor, which translates to MNCIIIDDEATARMIISQLCSNVPSLNVLEEFPNAMQAIKYLNQNEVDLIFLDIHMPDFTGFDFIETLKNPPKIVLTTSDPNFAIQAFEYDCIVDYLVKPITLERFKKAIDKAESIKETTAKPVSKSENVETSSGNDLYVNIDRRLIKIDIPSIYLVEAKGDYIQVKTEDKNYTVHSTLKKIEDKLPDDLFLKVHRSYIINVKKIIDIEDNSVLIKKDVIPVSRSNRPELMKRLNLL; encoded by the coding sequence ATGAATTGTATTATCATTGATGACGAAGCTACAGCAAGGATGATTATCTCTCAATTGTGCTCAAATGTACCAAGTCTAAATGTTTTGGAAGAGTTTCCAAATGCAATGCAAGCCATAAAATATTTAAATCAAAACGAAGTAGATTTAATTTTTCTAGATATACATATGCCTGATTTTACTGGTTTTGATTTTATCGAAACCCTTAAAAATCCACCTAAAATAGTACTTACAACATCAGATCCAAATTTTGCTATTCAAGCTTTTGAGTACGACTGTATCGTTGACTATTTAGTTAAACCTATAACTTTAGAGCGTTTTAAAAAAGCAATTGATAAAGCAGAATCAATAAAGGAAACGACAGCTAAACCAGTTTCAAAATCTGAAAATGTAGAAACCTCTTCTGGTAATGATTTGTATGTTAATATTGATAGACGTTTAATTAAAATTGATATTCCAAGTATTTATTTAGTGGAAGCTAAAGGTGACTATATTCAAGTTAAAACAGAGGATAAAAATTATACAGTACATTCTACATTAAAAAAAATTGAAGATAAATTACCCGATGATTTATTTTTAAAAGTCCACAGATCTTACATTATTAATGTTAAAAAAATTATTGATATCGAGGACAATAGTGTATTAATCAAAAAAGACGTAATTCCTGTAAGTCGATCTAATAGACCAGAATTAATGAAACGTTTAAATTTACTATAA
- a CDS encoding Hpt domain-containing protein — translation MEQPNQSYINSLSGGDEAFKQKLIDIIKKEYPEEKQVYFDNFEANNFKLAADNVHKLKHKISILGLEKGYEVAVAYENNLLDGTTDLKDQFEAILQSITNYLEEI, via the coding sequence ATGGAACAACCTAACCAATCCTACATTAACAGTCTATCAGGAGGTGATGAAGCCTTCAAACAAAAGCTAATTGATATTATTAAAAAAGAGTATCCAGAAGAGAAACAAGTCTATTTTGATAATTTTGAAGCTAATAATTTTAAATTAGCAGCAGATAATGTGCATAAACTTAAGCATAAAATTAGTATTTTAGGCCTGGAAAAAGGTTATGAAGTCGCAGTAGCATACGAAAACAATTTGTTAGACGGTACTACAGATCTTAAAGATCAGTTTGAAGCGATATTGCAAAGCATAACAAACTATCTAGAAGAAATTTAA
- a CDS encoding sensor histidine kinase, which produces MNSLLKRQIRKYLSEDLKNNDALSEFFNAISSSYNNFDEQSHMIQRAMSISSDELYAANRKLQNEAEEQKVVIQKLKSVIDTLKFYNLEEDQKTENIELTGSKLVDFIDNQTKEIIEMNKQKQALLNELAHQNQELSDYAHMVSHDLKSPLRSIDALTSWLTEDYAEVFDSNGKNTLDLIRDNVEKMDTLISGILEYSTIGKNQIETYDVDANLLTENILKIIHVPSNISVTKTNLPVIKGDKYRLQQLFQNLISNAIKYNDKDQGVIEIGAEDKASYWQFYIKDNGKGIDKSYFDKIFKTFIKLENNPDSTGIGLSIVKKIVELYGGKIWLESQVNVGTTFYFTLKKSPNGTT; this is translated from the coding sequence ATGAATTCATTATTAAAAAGACAAATACGCAAATATTTAAGTGAAGATTTAAAAAACAACGACGCACTTTCAGAGTTTTTTAATGCTATAAGTAGCTCTTACAATAATTTTGACGAGCAATCACATATGATTCAAAGAGCAATGTCTATTAGTTCTGACGAGTTGTATGCAGCAAATCGAAAATTACAGAACGAAGCTGAAGAACAAAAAGTGGTTATTCAAAAACTAAAAAGTGTTATAGATACGCTTAAGTTTTATAATCTAGAAGAAGACCAAAAAACTGAAAATATAGAACTTACAGGTTCAAAATTAGTTGACTTTATCGATAATCAAACCAAGGAGATTATTGAAATGAACAAACAAAAACAAGCATTATTAAATGAGTTAGCGCACCAAAATCAGGAACTTAGTGACTATGCACACATGGTGTCTCATGATTTAAAATCACCACTTCGTAGTATAGACGCTTTAACGTCTTGGTTAACGGAAGACTATGCTGAGGTTTTTGATAGTAACGGAAAAAACACATTAGATCTAATAAGAGATAACGTGGAGAAAATGGACACGCTTATTAGTGGTATTTTAGAATACTCTACGATTGGTAAAAATCAAATAGAAACCTATGATGTGGATGCTAATCTACTAACAGAAAACATTCTAAAAATTATTCATGTACCAAGTAATATTAGTGTTACTAAAACCAATTTACCAGTAATAAAAGGTGATAAATATAGGTTGCAACAATTGTTTCAAAACCTTATTAGTAATGCTATTAAATACAATGATAAAGACCAAGGCGTTATTGAAATTGGAGCAGAAGATAAAGCCAGCTACTGGCAATTTTACATAAAAGATAACGGTAAGGGTATTGATAAATCCTACTTTGATAAAATATTTAAAACCTTTATAAAATTAGAAAACAATCCAGACTCAACAGGAATTGGATTGTCTATAGTTAAAAAAATTGTCGAATTATATGGTGGTAAAATCTGGCTAGAATCTCAAGTCAATGTTGGTACAACATTTTATTTCACTTTAAAAAAATCCCCAAATGGAACAACCTAA
- a CDS encoding FIST signal transduction protein, with translation MKTVQLVKHKNKNWEYVVEKQDLIEPLVLVFGNRFMLEEKTVYQDLRQIFPDGHIVFASSCAEISSNTVNQNSITVTAIQFEKSKFLIKTSNVLNKDLDSFKTGNELIKQFPEEGLKYAFVVSEGSFINGSQLTKGMSAATNDNLLITGGLCGDDARFEKTLASYNENPKEGELVAIGFYGDTLEISFSIHGGWTPFGPERIVTKSSGNVLYELDDQPALDLYKTYLGDKARDLPGAALLYPLNVKSEDEDQSIVRSILNINEAENAVILAGDIKENSKVQLMMTNVDHIANASERAATQALTHRKNKPELAILVSCIGRKIVLDQRVEEEIEEVIEVIGTDTVISGFYSYGEIAPFHGEVACQLHNQTMTITLISE, from the coding sequence ATGAAAACAGTACAATTAGTAAAACATAAAAATAAAAATTGGGAATATGTTGTTGAAAAACAGGATCTAATAGAGCCTTTAGTATTGGTTTTTGGAAATAGATTTATGTTGGAAGAAAAAACGGTATACCAAGATCTTAGACAAATTTTTCCTGATGGGCATATTGTTTTTGCATCTTCTTGTGCAGAAATTTCGTCTAATACAGTTAATCAAAATAGTATTACAGTTACAGCTATACAATTTGAAAAAAGTAAGTTTTTAATAAAAACTAGTAACGTTCTAAACAAAGATTTAGATAGTTTTAAAACAGGAAACGAATTGATAAAACAATTTCCTGAAGAAGGATTAAAATATGCTTTTGTAGTCTCAGAAGGTAGTTTTATTAACGGAAGCCAATTAACAAAAGGGATGAGTGCTGCTACAAATGACAACCTATTAATAACAGGTGGACTATGTGGTGATGATGCGCGTTTTGAAAAAACATTAGCATCTTATAATGAAAACCCAAAAGAAGGAGAGCTAGTTGCTATAGGGTTTTATGGAGACACACTTGAGATTTCGTTTTCAATTCATGGTGGATGGACACCTTTTGGTCCAGAGCGTATTGTTACTAAATCTAGTGGTAATGTGTTGTACGAGTTGGATGATCAACCAGCTTTAGACTTATACAAAACGTATTTAGGTGACAAAGCTAGAGACCTTCCAGGAGCAGCTTTATTATATCCTTTAAATGTAAAGTCTGAAGACGAAGATCAATCCATAGTACGTTCAATTTTAAATATAAACGAAGCAGAAAATGCTGTAATTTTAGCAGGAGATATCAAAGAAAACTCCAAAGTACAGTTAATGATGACTAACGTGGATCACATAGCTAATGCGTCAGAGCGTGCAGCAACCCAAGCCTTAACGCACAGAAAAAACAAACCAGAATTAGCCATATTAGTAAGTTGTATTGGTAGAAAAATTGTTTTAGACCAACGTGTAGAAGAAGAAATTGAAGAAGTTATTGAGGTCATAGGTACTGATACAGTCATTAGCGGATTTTATTCCTACGGAGAAATAGCACCATTTCATGGCGAAGTTGCGTGTCAATTACATAATCAAACCATGACTATAACGCTAATTAGCGAATAA
- a CDS encoding PAS domain-containing sensor histidine kinase codes for MSQDQSEILKRALTREKAARKAAEKILEEKSRELYFTSQRLEQLLDEKSSQLQGVFENIADAYVVMNLQGDVIKFNEAATKLFGYDVSRDKVNVTNLIYKADYQYAMTSFYELYTKGFFKGYEARVYTKSKEVKWVHINASIIFDKDKKPVAAQGIVRDITNQKISEEKLIESENRLASLVVNLDSGIVLEDENRNIVLTNNKFCELFGINTTPKDLIGIDCKAASEQNKILFKDPDGFLKRMRAIDEAKQVVLGDELEMVDGKILERNYTPIIIGEKSKGYLWTFKDVTLNRTYRKSLEAQKQKYYNIIANMNLGLIEVDNQDQILMVNQSFEQLSGYTEKELKGKNAAQIFPIEDGSDIIKEQNKKRQKGLSNSYELKVKNKAGEIRYWLISGAPNYNIEGDIVGSIGIHLDITEIKNLELQKEKLLAKLEKSNDELQEYAHIVSHDLKSPLRSIDALISWLKEDNQGKLDDVSLQNFALIESTLEKMEQLITDVLNYSSVGADNTAKSEVDLNSMVSELISMLYIPDHIHIKSLKTLPNINGDKTKLQQLFQNLISNAVKFIDKTEGHIIIDVEDLKSHYKFSIQDNGMGIDKKFHDKIFKIFHALNKSKDSTGIGLSIVKKIVNLHDGEIWLDSQPTVGTTFYFTLKK; via the coding sequence ATGAGTCAAGATCAGTCAGAAATATTAAAGCGTGCTTTAACTAGAGAAAAGGCAGCAAGAAAAGCTGCTGAAAAAATTCTTGAAGAAAAATCAAGAGAACTCTACTTTACATCTCAAAGGTTAGAGCAGTTATTGGACGAAAAATCGTCACAGCTACAAGGCGTTTTCGAGAATATAGCTGATGCCTATGTCGTAATGAATCTTCAAGGCGATGTCATAAAATTTAACGAAGCTGCAACAAAATTATTTGGTTACGATGTCTCTAGAGATAAAGTAAATGTTACCAATCTTATATATAAGGCAGACTACCAATACGCTATGACTTCTTTTTATGAGTTATACACTAAGGGTTTTTTTAAAGGTTATGAAGCCAGAGTATACACCAAATCTAAAGAGGTAAAATGGGTGCACATTAATGCTAGTATTATTTTTGATAAAGATAAAAAGCCAGTTGCTGCACAAGGTATTGTTAGAGATATCACCAATCAAAAAATTTCTGAAGAAAAATTAATAGAATCTGAAAACAGATTAGCATCGCTAGTTGTTAATTTGGATAGTGGTATTGTTTTGGAAGATGAAAACAGAAACATAGTACTAACTAATAATAAATTTTGTGAGCTTTTCGGAATAAATACAACTCCCAAAGATTTAATAGGTATAGATTGTAAAGCAGCTTCAGAGCAAAATAAAATATTATTTAAAGATCCAGATGGGTTTTTAAAAAGAATGAGAGCAATTGATGAGGCTAAACAAGTGGTACTTGGTGATGAACTAGAAATGGTTGATGGTAAAATTTTAGAACGTAATTATACACCAATTATAATTGGCGAAAAGTCCAAAGGGTATTTGTGGACATTCAAAGATGTGACCTTAAATCGTACCTACCGAAAAAGTTTAGAAGCACAAAAACAAAAATATTACAACATAATTGCTAACATGAATTTAGGTCTGATTGAGGTTGATAATCAAGACCAAATATTGATGGTAAATCAAAGTTTTGAGCAATTATCAGGTTATACAGAAAAGGAATTAAAAGGAAAAAATGCAGCACAAATTTTTCCAATTGAAGATGGTTCTGACATTATAAAAGAACAAAATAAAAAGCGCCAAAAAGGATTGTCTAATTCCTATGAGCTTAAGGTTAAAAATAAAGCTGGAGAAATAAGATATTGGTTAATTAGTGGTGCACCTAATTATAATATAGAAGGTGACATTGTAGGGTCAATTGGGATCCATTTAGACATCACCGAAATTAAAAATTTAGAGCTTCAAAAAGAAAAACTTTTAGCCAAATTAGAAAAAAGTAATGACGAGTTGCAAGAATATGCACACATTGTTTCACACGATTTAAAATCGCCTTTACGAAGCATAGACGCACTAATTAGTTGGTTAAAAGAAGACAATCAAGGAAAGTTAGACGATGTAAGTCTTCAAAATTTTGCATTGATAGAATCTACTCTAGAAAAAATGGAGCAACTAATTACAGATGTTTTAAATTACTCTAGCGTAGGAGCTGATAATACAGCAAAATCTGAAGTAGATTTAAATAGTATGGTTAGTGAGCTAATTAGTATGCTCTACATTCCTGACCATATACACATTAAAAGCCTTAAAACATTACCAAATATTAATGGTGATAAAACCAAATTACAGCAGTTATTTCAAAATCTAATTAGTAACGCAGTAAAGTTTATTGATAAAACAGAAGGACATATTATCATAGATGTGGAGGATTTAAAAAGTCACTACAAGTTTTCAATTCAAGATAATGGTATGGGAATTGATAAAAAGTTTCATGATAAAATATTTAAAATATTCCATGCACTTAATAAAAGTAAAGACTCTACAGGAATTGGATTATCTATTGTAAAAAAGATAGTTAATTTACATGACGGAGAAATTTGGTTAGATAGTCAACCAACTGTAGGAACCACTTTTTATTTTACATTAAAAAAATAG
- a CDS encoding heme NO-binding domain-containing protein yields MKGIVFTEFLELVEDKFGLEMVDNIITSSTLESDGVYTAVGTYSFSEMLQLLTHLSENTGISIDNLLLVYAEHFFSVIENSYPGLLATYKDPIEMISSIENHIHVEVRKIYPDAELPTFEVVEKTENSLVMIYTSSRAMHHFGLGLMNKTFAHFNATATIDLQKIKEDGTEVRFVINKN; encoded by the coding sequence ATGAAGGGTATAGTTTTTACAGAATTTTTAGAGTTAGTAGAAGACAAGTTTGGTCTAGAAATGGTTGACAATATAATAACCAGCTCTACGCTAGAATCCGATGGAGTTTACACAGCTGTTGGGACGTATAGTTTTTCAGAAATGCTTCAGCTTTTAACGCATTTAAGCGAAAATACTGGTATTTCAATAGATAACTTATTACTGGTTTATGCAGAGCACTTTTTTAGTGTAATAGAAAATAGTTATCCAGGACTTTTAGCAACCTATAAAGATCCAATCGAGATGATTTCATCTATTGAAAATCATATTCATGTAGAAGTTAGAAAAATTTATCCTGACGCAGAATTACCAACGTTTGAAGTAGTGGAAAAAACTGAAAACTCTTTAGTAATGATATATACTTCAAGCAGAGCAATGCATCACTTTGGTTTAGGGTTAATGAATAAAACATTCGCGCATTTTAATGCAACAGCAACTATAGATTTACAAAAAATTAAAGAAGACGGTACAGAAGTTAGATTTGTTATTAATAAAAATTAA
- a CDS encoding response regulator — MIKKLKILLIEDDMIEIMKLNRTISTLKLDHTIIEANNGEVALQILEKKDNLPDIILLDLNMPKINGIEFLKILKKDDVLKYIPTIILTTSNNQKDLLECYKTGVAGYVIKPLKYEDYVIKIERLLAYWSINELIVV, encoded by the coding sequence ATGATTAAAAAACTGAAAATTCTTCTAATTGAAGATGACATGATTGAAATAATGAAATTGAACAGAACAATTTCTACCCTAAAATTAGACCATACTATTATTGAAGCTAATAATGGTGAAGTTGCATTGCAAATATTAGAGAAAAAAGACAACTTACCTGACATAATTTTATTAGATTTAAACATGCCTAAAATTAATGGTATAGAGTTTTTAAAAATTTTAAAGAAGGATGATGTTTTAAAATATATTCCTACAATAATTTTGACAACGTCTAATAACCAAAAAGACTTGTTAGAATGTTATAAAACTGGTGTAGCAGGATATGTGATTAAGCCTTTAAAATATGAGGATTACGTAATCAAAATTGAAAGATTATTAGCCTATTGGAGTATAAATGAATTAATAGTAGTATAA
- a CDS encoding MmcQ/YjbR family DNA-binding protein — protein MDIEQLRTYCLSKPKVTNSFPFDESTLVFKVLGKMFALVPLEKWERGLASINLKCDPEYAINLREAHESIVPGWHSNKKHWNTVYIHKADLKPEFIKQLIDHSYDMVIKGMTKKIRLELES, from the coding sequence ATGGATATAGAGCAATTACGTACCTATTGCTTAAGTAAGCCTAAGGTTACCAATTCTTTTCCGTTTGATGAAAGTACCTTAGTGTTTAAAGTATTAGGTAAAATGTTTGCATTAGTACCACTAGAAAAATGGGAGCGTGGACTAGCATCTATAAACTTAAAGTGCGACCCAGAATATGCTATAAACCTTCGTGAAGCTCATGAAAGCATAGTACCTGGTTGGCACTCCAATAAAAAACATTGGAATACGGTCTACATCCATAAAGCCGACTTAAAACCAGAATTTATAAAGCAATTAATAGACCACTCCTATGATATGGTAATCAAAGGAATGACTAAAAAAATTCGGTTAGAATTAGAGTCTTAA
- a CDS encoding DUF4230 domain-containing protein, with the protein METFFTLIIGGILGLGVYTLYNHLQNKKKVTAQSVILLDKIKKVCKFITVEGDFAEIYHYEDVKERFLKLVSSKKKALVVINAKAYVGYDFNKIELTSNHKKKTVTISHFPQPEILSIETNINYYDKKDGYFNRFEATDLTNLSEEAKQHIRDKVPESGLYNVAKKEALESLLLVENIVETIGWTLDYSALKISAKQDKLLK; encoded by the coding sequence ATGGAAACATTTTTTACTTTAATTATAGGAGGAATCCTAGGGTTAGGTGTCTACACGCTTTATAATCATTTACAAAACAAAAAAAAGGTAACAGCACAGTCTGTTATACTATTGGATAAAATAAAAAAGGTCTGTAAATTTATAACTGTAGAAGGGGACTTTGCCGAAATCTATCACTATGAAGACGTTAAAGAACGGTTTTTAAAATTAGTGTCAAGCAAGAAAAAAGCCTTAGTAGTAATTAATGCTAAAGCCTATGTTGGCTACGATTTTAATAAAATTGAATTAACATCAAATCATAAAAAAAAGACCGTAACTATTAGTCATTTTCCGCAGCCAGAAATTTTGTCTATCGAGACTAATATTAATTATTACGATAAAAAAGATGGCTACTTTAATAGATTTGAAGCCACAGATTTGACCAATTTAAGCGAGGAAGCTAAGCAACATATTAGAGACAAAGTTCCAGAAAGCGGATTGTATAATGTGGCTAAAAAAGAAGCTTTAGAATCTTTACTTCTTGTTGAAAATATTGTAGAAACTATTGGTTGGACTTTGGACTATTCTGCTTTAAAAATTAGTGCTAAACAAGATAAGTTATTAAAATAA